A section of the Bradyrhizobium oligotrophicum S58 genome encodes:
- a CDS encoding nucleoside deaminase — MNGPSFMDLALKVAESAAISGEVPIGCVVVRDNVVIATAANRTLTDRDPTAHAEVLALRQAAQAIGSERLVDCDLYVTLEPCTMCAGAISFARIRRLYYGAADPKGGAVESGVRFFAAPTCHHAPEVYSAVGEQQAAQMLKAFFKARR, encoded by the coding sequence ATGAACGGCCCTTCTTTCATGGATTTGGCGTTGAAAGTGGCCGAATCGGCCGCAATTTCCGGCGAGGTGCCGATCGGCTGCGTCGTGGTGCGGGATAATGTGGTCATCGCCACCGCCGCCAACCGCACTTTGACCGACCGGGACCCGACCGCCCATGCCGAAGTCCTGGCGCTGCGGCAGGCCGCCCAGGCGATCGGCAGCGAGCGGCTGGTCGACTGCGACCTCTACGTGACGCTCGAGCCTTGCACGATGTGCGCCGGTGCCATCTCTTTCGCCCGGATCCGCCGACTTTACTACGGGGCGGCCGATCCCAAGGGCGGCGCGGTCGAGTCCGGTGTCCGCTTCTTCGCCGCGCCGACCTGTCATCACGCGCCGGAGGTCTATTCCGCCGTCGGCGAGCAGCAGGCGGCGCAGATGCTGAAGGCGTTCTTCAAGGCGCGGCGGTGA
- the mutL gene encoding DNA mismatch repair endonuclease MutL: protein MPVRQLPEQIINRIAAGEVVERPASVVKELVENAIDAGASRIDIFTDGGGRRKIAITDDGGGMTAADLALAVERHATSKLDDEDLLQIRTLGFRGEALPSIGSVARLSITTRHKSEPHAWSLAVDCGVRSDIVPAALNQGTRVEVADLFHATPARLKFLKTDRTEAEAIREVVRRLAMARPDIAFTLAGEERAPVTWTAALPGAPGQLTRLGDILGADFRSHAIAVRSERDGVAVEGFAAAPALTRANALGQYLFVNGRPVRDKLIVGAVRAAYADYLPRDRHPVVALFVTLDPREVDANVHPAKTEVRFRNAGLVRALIIHALKEGLAREGRRTAANDGGATIAAFRPAFTPPPRPNPGPMNWDWQRSPSAPVMPHFGGSFPSAAPSPDPGSFGLAESSQAAFDVGAPRADLRLHEQPAAPDLLDRPLGAARTQIHDTYIVAQTRDGLVIVDQHAAHERIVYERLKASLSAHGVQRQILLIPDIVEFDEATVETLLARTDELASFGLAIESFGPGAVAVRETPSLLGKINAAGLLRDLAEHMEEWGEALPLERRLMHVAATMACHGSVRAGRRLKPEEMNALLREMEETPNSGQCNHGRPTYVELKLADVEKLFGRR from the coding sequence ATGCCCGTCCGCCAGCTTCCCGAACAGATCATCAACCGCATCGCCGCCGGCGAGGTGGTCGAGCGGCCCGCGAGCGTGGTCAAGGAACTGGTCGAGAACGCGATCGACGCCGGTGCCAGCCGCATCGACATCTTCACCGATGGCGGCGGCCGGCGGAAGATCGCCATCACCGACGATGGCGGCGGCATGACTGCCGCCGATCTCGCCCTCGCGGTCGAGCGCCACGCGACGTCGAAGCTCGACGACGAGGACCTGCTGCAGATCCGTACGCTCGGGTTCCGCGGCGAGGCGCTGCCGTCGATCGGCTCGGTGGCGCGGCTGTCGATCACGACGCGGCACAAGAGCGAGCCGCATGCCTGGTCGCTTGCGGTCGATTGCGGCGTGAGATCCGACATCGTGCCGGCCGCGCTGAATCAAGGCACCCGCGTCGAGGTCGCAGATCTCTTCCACGCCACGCCGGCGCGGCTGAAGTTCCTCAAGACCGACCGCACCGAGGCCGAAGCGATCCGCGAGGTGGTGCGGCGCCTCGCCATGGCGCGGCCCGACATCGCCTTCACCCTGGCCGGCGAGGAGCGCGCGCCGGTGACGTGGACGGCAGCCTTGCCCGGCGCCCCCGGCCAGTTGACGCGGCTCGGCGACATCCTGGGCGCCGACTTCCGCAGCCATGCGATCGCGGTGCGAAGCGAGCGCGACGGAGTGGCCGTCGAAGGCTTCGCCGCAGCGCCGGCGCTGACGCGCGCCAATGCGCTCGGACAATATCTGTTCGTCAATGGCCGCCCGGTGCGCGACAAGCTGATCGTCGGCGCGGTGCGCGCGGCCTATGCCGACTATCTGCCGCGCGACCGCCATCCGGTGGTGGCGCTGTTCGTCACGCTCGATCCCCGCGAGGTCGACGCCAATGTGCATCCGGCGAAGACCGAGGTGCGCTTCCGCAATGCCGGCCTGGTGCGCGCATTGATCATCCACGCGCTGAAGGAAGGCCTCGCGCGCGAGGGCCGACGTACCGCCGCCAATGATGGCGGCGCGACGATCGCCGCATTCCGTCCGGCGTTCACGCCGCCGCCGCGACCCAATCCTGGCCCGATGAATTGGGACTGGCAGCGCTCGCCATCGGCGCCGGTGATGCCGCATTTCGGCGGCTCGTTCCCGTCGGCTGCGCCCTCACCTGATCCAGGCTCGTTCGGGCTCGCGGAATCCTCGCAAGCGGCGTTCGACGTCGGCGCGCCGCGCGCCGATCTGCGCCTGCACGAGCAGCCGGCCGCGCCCGACCTGCTCGACCGTCCGCTGGGTGCCGCACGCACGCAGATCCACGACACCTACATCGTGGCGCAGACGCGCGACGGCCTCGTCATCGTCGATCAGCACGCCGCGCATGAGCGCATCGTCTATGAGCGGCTGAAGGCCTCGCTATCGGCGCATGGCGTGCAGCGGCAGATCCTCTTGATCCCCGACATCGTCGAGTTCGACGAAGCCACCGTCGAGACGCTGCTCGCGCGGACCGATGAGCTCGCCTCGTTCGGGCTTGCCATCGAGTCGTTCGGCCCCGGCGCGGTCGCGGTGCGAGAGACGCCGTCGCTGCTCGGCAAGATCAATGCGGCGGGGCTCTTGCGCGACCTCGCCGAGCACATGGAGGAATGGGGCGAGGCGCTGCCGCTGGAGCGCCGGCTGATGCATGTGGCCGCCACCATGGCCTGCCACGGCTCGGTCCGCGCCGGCCGCCGCCTCAAGCCGGAGGAGATGAACGCGCTGCTCCGCGAGATGGAGGAGACGCCGAACTCCGGCCAGTGCAACCACGGCCGCCCGACCTATGTCGAGCTCAAGCTCGCGGATGTGGAGAAGCTGTTCGGGCGGAGGTAG
- a CDS encoding pseudouridine synthase: protein MPRTTDKDNDSRGSRDRAPRARSEGGKGRSGAARGPDKKFAKRGSGPKEFGAKDFGAKEGGGRGKRSFDEGRPPRRREDGDAPRRSYGDKPQGAKSYGAKPYGASASGDKPRFNRDERPRGDRPFSSRPARDGDGEKRAFKPRGDRPKFDRDERGGEKRPYTPRANRDEARPAGRSSERKFGERKPYAPRERDGDKRPYTPRGEGARDRGDRPRTERSFGDRPPRTGDRPERKFGGERKFSRGAEGDRGERKFGAGPRGPRKEFGDRPARGDTKPWQKRGADGDRPERSARPPRDGARSFDRPRSDRPREDRPKFDRPGFDKPKFDRPRDRGDDRGFDKPRRRPEGRTDWQEHPRSERRGGEFGDRPRRDNEDDSKVFAKRPAFGGRGAYRERKPETDKRSKRVVPDEAPKPGKTGERIAKVLARAGLASRRDAEEMVTQGRVSVNGRIINSPALDVTESDVIQIDGAPLPERERTRLFLYHKPRGLMTTHSDPEGRPTVFDNLPEGLPRLISIGRLDFNTEGLLLLTNDGGLARVLELPDTGWMRRYRVRAHGEVTQAQLDQLREGVEVDGVKYGPIEATLERDQGANVWLVVAIREGKNREVRNVLGHLGLEVNRLIRVSYGPFQLLELPEGEVQEVKTRVLREQLGEKVVAQSGADLGPAPTGKGDREPLPDPKPKPKREVVADRKGRRVLVQRTGSDEARARNEADSAGYGPPRRPKRGYHGKRDITPRDE, encoded by the coding sequence ATGCCCCGTACCACCGACAAAGACAACGATTCCCGCGGCAGCCGCGACCGGGCCCCGCGGGCGCGGTCCGAGGGCGGCAAGGGACGCTCGGGTGCCGCGCGCGGCCCTGACAAGAAGTTCGCCAAGCGCGGTTCCGGGCCCAAGGAGTTCGGAGCCAAGGACTTCGGCGCCAAGGAAGGCGGCGGCAGGGGCAAGCGCTCCTTCGACGAGGGCCGTCCGCCGCGCCGCCGTGAGGACGGCGATGCGCCGCGCAGGTCCTACGGTGACAAGCCCCAGGGTGCCAAATCCTATGGTGCCAAGCCGTATGGTGCCAGTGCCTCCGGCGACAAGCCGCGCTTCAACCGCGATGAGCGGCCGCGCGGCGATCGGCCGTTCAGCTCTCGTCCCGCACGGGACGGTGATGGTGAAAAGCGTGCCTTCAAGCCGCGCGGCGACCGGCCGAAGTTCGACCGGGATGAGCGCGGCGGCGAAAAGCGTCCTTATACGCCGCGCGCCAATCGCGATGAGGCCCGTCCGGCGGGACGATCGTCCGAGCGCAAGTTCGGCGAGCGCAAGCCTTACGCCCCGCGCGAGCGCGACGGCGACAAGCGACCCTACACGCCGCGCGGCGAAGGCGCCCGCGATCGCGGCGACCGTCCGCGCACCGAGCGCAGCTTCGGCGACCGTCCGCCGCGCACGGGTGATCGGCCGGAGCGCAAGTTCGGTGGTGAGCGGAAGTTCTCGCGTGGCGCCGAAGGCGATCGTGGCGAGCGCAAGTTCGGGGCCGGACCGCGTGGTCCGCGCAAGGAATTCGGCGATCGTCCGGCGCGTGGTGACACCAAGCCCTGGCAGAAGCGCGGTGCGGATGGCGATCGTCCGGAGCGCAGCGCGCGTCCGCCGCGCGACGGCGCACGCAGCTTCGACCGGCCGCGATCCGACCGTCCGCGCGAGGATCGTCCGAAGTTCGACCGGCCAGGTTTCGACAAGCCCAAATTCGATCGCCCGCGTGATCGCGGCGACGACCGCGGCTTCGACAAGCCGCGTCGCCGTCCCGAGGGCCGTACCGACTGGCAGGAGCATCCGCGCAGCGAGCGCCGCGGCGGTGAGTTCGGCGATCGGCCGCGCCGCGACAATGAGGACGACAGCAAGGTCTTCGCCAAGCGTCCGGCGTTCGGCGGCCGCGGCGCCTATCGTGAGCGCAAGCCTGAGACCGACAAGCGCAGCAAGCGCGTCGTGCCCGACGAGGCGCCCAAGCCCGGCAAGACTGGCGAGCGCATCGCCAAGGTGCTGGCCCGCGCAGGGCTCGCCTCGCGCCGCGATGCCGAGGAGATGGTCACGCAGGGCCGCGTCAGCGTGAACGGCCGCATCATCAATTCGCCGGCGCTCGACGTCACCGAGAGCGACGTCATCCAGATCGACGGCGCGCCGTTGCCGGAGCGCGAGCGCACGCGGCTGTTTTTGTACCACAAGCCGCGCGGCCTGATGACGACGCACAGCGACCCCGAGGGCCGCCCGACGGTGTTCGACAATCTGCCCGAAGGGCTGCCGCGGCTGATCTCGATCGGCCGGCTCGACTTCAACACCGAGGGCCTGCTGCTGCTCACCAATGACGGCGGCCTGGCGCGCGTGCTCGAACTGCCGGACACCGGCTGGATGCGGCGCTATCGCGTCCGCGCCCATGGCGAGGTGACCCAGGCGCAGCTCGATCAGCTGCGCGAAGGCGTCGAGGTCGACGGCGTCAAATACGGGCCGATCGAGGCCACCTTGGAGCGTGACCAGGGCGCCAATGTCTGGCTGGTGGTCGCGATCCGCGAGGGCAAGAACCGCGAGGTGCGCAATGTGCTCGGCCATCTCGGTCTTGAGGTGAACCGCCTGATCCGCGTGTCCTATGGTCCGTTCCAGTTGCTGGAGCTGCCCGAGGGCGAGGTCCAGGAGGTCAAGACGCGGGTGCTGCGCGAGCAGCTCGGCGAGAAGGTCGTCGCGCAGTCGGGCGCGGATCTCGGTCCGGCGCCGACGGGCAAGGGCGATCGCGAGCCGCTGCCGGATCCGAAGCCCAAGCCGAAGCGCGAAGTCGTGGCGGATCGCAAGGGCCGGCGCGTGCTGGTGCAGCGCACCGGCAGCGACGAGGCGCGTGCGCGCAATGAGGCCGATTCGGCTGGCTACGGGCCGCCGCGGCGGCCGAAGCGCGGCTATCACGGCAAGCGCGATATCACGCCGCGGGATGAGTAG
- a CDS encoding ribbon-helix-helix domain-containing protein, translating to MCRLFAHQPQRDYESQTRSLRIGGHSTSIRLEMAFWDTLEEIAAKEGMSLAKFVTTLYAEVLDHHGEVKNFASLLRCSCLIYRAKATAALPDFTAAAIMDAAE from the coding sequence ATGTGCCGTCTGTTCGCACACCAGCCTCAGCGCGATTACGAGTCGCAGACCCGCAGTTTGCGGATCGGCGGCCATAGCACGTCGATCCGGCTCGAAATGGCGTTCTGGGACACGCTCGAGGAGATCGCCGCCAAGGAAGGCATGAGCCTCGCCAAGTTCGTGACCACGCTCTATGCCGAGGTGCTCGACCATCACGGCGAGGTGAAGAATTTCGCGTCGCTGCTGCGCTGCTCCTGTCTGATCTACCGGGCGAAGGCCACCGCCGCGCTGCCGGACTTTACCGCGGCCGCGATCATGGATGCGGCTGAATAG
- the rsmD gene encoding 16S rRNA (guanine(966)-N(2))-methyltransferase RsmD, with translation MRVVGGRLKGRNIASPASRDIRPTQDRLREALFNILVHAYDEPIEGARVLDLFAGTGALGIEAVSRGAAFTLFVDNGAEARALLRNNVEALGLGGVTKVYRRDATDPGPAHPVEPFSLVFLDPPYGRGLAEKALASLRDGGWLVPSALLVVEEAKAAAFKAPDGFEELERRAYDDTEFVFLRGA, from the coding sequence ATGCGTGTCGTCGGTGGTCGGCTGAAGGGCCGCAACATCGCTTCGCCCGCTTCGCGCGACATCCGGCCGACCCAGGACCGGCTGCGCGAGGCGCTGTTCAATATTCTCGTCCACGCCTATGACGAACCGATCGAGGGCGCCCGCGTGCTCGATCTGTTTGCCGGCACCGGCGCGCTCGGCATCGAGGCGGTGTCGCGCGGCGCGGCGTTCACGCTGTTCGTCGACAACGGCGCTGAGGCGCGGGCGCTGCTGCGCAACAATGTCGAGGCGCTCGGGCTCGGCGGTGTCACCAAGGTCTATCGCCGCGATGCCACCGATCCCGGCCCGGCGCATCCGGTCGAGCCGTTCTCGCTGGTGTTTCTCGATCCGCCCTATGGCAGGGGCCTGGCCGAGAAGGCGTTGGCCTCGCTGCGTGACGGCGGCTGGCTCGTGCCATCGGCGCTGCTGGTGGTCGAGGAGGCCAAGGCTGCCGCGTTCAAAGCGCCCGACGGTTTCGAAGAGCTCGAACGCCGCGCCTATGACGACACCGAGTTCGTCTTTCTCCGCGGCGCTTGA